TGTCAGCAagtgggcttttttttttttttgcccttttgCTATGAATTGAGTAATTATTAGCTGCTTCTCAGCTGCAGTTCCAGGCATTGACTGGGCTTTTCTTCCTCTACTTGCTCTATCATTTCATGTCTGGGATAAGAGGTGAAGGAGACCCAATTAAAAAAAGATCTGCTAACTTGTAAGAGAGCAAACCTATTGTTTATGTAAAATTCTCTGGATGTAACTCTTTTATGATTTTGTAGGAATAAGAAGTAATAGTAGAATAATGTTTTGTggcataaatataaaaatatcaaactttcacatctttctctctctctacccccccccccccttcaataGAATCCATATCCAAGGCAATGATGCTACTCTATTTGTTTGTTGTGGTTAAATAAATGagatttaaacaaacattttctaaTTTCTCAGTCATTCCAATAGAAGCGCGGTCCGGGGTTTAACGTCAAAGTTCACAAGACGGTGACGCGAAAAGGTTTGACTCTTAAAAAGTTAAAACACggcatgcttttattctgaaagggaGTCACTGATACCGGAAGTTGTAAGGTAACAGCTAGCTACCTAACTTTCCGGCTAACGAATTTAGCTTTATTTCCTTTCTAAGGTAACTAATTTCACATTTAAGGGTGAAATATTATGTGCTATTAATATAATACTTGTTCAGTAGTCCCTATAGCGGAAGGCATACTTCCATCTACCCGGAAGTGTGTGGTTACTGCTCGTGTTTTTAGCTTTAGCATTGACGTCACGGCAGTTAGCTTGTGCAGTAAAGTAGCCATTTAAGAAGCTTCTGGCTGGATTTGCGTTCCTCTCCTTGAGGGTTAGGATGTCTAATGATCTCGCCGGGGTGTGGGACGTGGCGCTGAGTGACGGAGTCCACCGGATAGAGTTTGAACACGGCACGACGACCGGGAAGAGGCTCATCACTGTTGACGGAaaggtaatgtttttttttggcggAATGGCAGCTTCGGGGTCTCGGCTCTATTCGCAGCTGTTATTTTCCGACATGGCGTCGCACTGCAGGAGATCCTGAGACGGGACTGGATGTTCAAACTTGTGGGGAAGGAGACGTTCAGCGTCGGCAAGTCGGACACGAAGGCCACCATCAACATCGACGCCGTCAGCGGCTTCGCGTACGAGTACACGCTGGAGATCAACGGGAAGAGCCTGAAGAAATACATGGAgaacaggtcaaaggtcaccagcACCTGGGTTCTCAATGTGGACGGCGCGGACTGCAGGGTGGTTCTGGGTGAGCCTCGTTTTATGCTGCTGTCCTTGTTATTTAGTTattgaatgctttaaaaaaaataaaaagattaaatTGGAACTGACGTTAAGCTATCTAGCAGCTTTAAACCCGACCCGTCACCTGCGCTAGTTAATCCTTTTAAAAAATGACACTGTGGTGTACAAACCTTCCTGAAGCATGTGAAACACTCAggaactatatatatatatattttaaattattaaaaatgttaagGGTACTGTCTCCGATAACAGGAACTAGAAGGCTGCTCCATAAAGCAAGTCAAGCACATAATCCAGGAATGGACAAAATCATCCACCGCTTGCGTAGATAGATCAAAATATTGATCCTAATTCTCTATTTTCTGCTCGCCGATAAATGACTggcgataaataaatgtgattccAAATGACTGGGAGTGGGATTTCCGGTGTCGAGGAAGTAGCTGTTACAGATCTAAATACAAAGCAAGGCGGTAGAGgatattatacacacacacatagaaaggAAAACCacataataacaaataaaaatggtCTTAATAGGTAAAAATAAAGTCATCTGAAATAACATTCTcattctgaccccccccaccggcaTTAGAAACCGAGCAGAGGCTTGCGTCGCAGCAGTTAACGGTCTGTTCcactttcttctttccttttactgttttttttctttcagagaaaGACACCATGGACGTCTGGTGTAACGGACAAAATATCGAGACCGCGGTAAGTATAAACAGACCAAGCGATGCCGACTTTGTTTCCAATCAAGGACGCAACGCCGTCTGCACGATTTGTTTCCCCGTAGGGGGAGTTCGTCGAGGACGGCACAGAGACGCATTTCACGCTCGGAGACCACAACTGCTGCGTGAAGGCCGTGAGCAGCGGGAAGAAGCGAGACGGCATCGTTCACACGCTGATCGTGGACGGGACGGAAGTCGCCGAATGCGCGGAGTGACCGCCGCGAACGCGCCTCGACAAAATGGCGGCAGAGATCTGTGGAGAGAACAAGAATGTGTTTTTTGAAGCTGCTGAGAACAAAGCAgctgttgtcgttgttgttgtttttggcaGCACGGAAACTTCAGGGTCAATGCTGGTTTTGTTTGCATGTTGCCATGGTAGAGTAGAATGTGTAAAAGCGCCCCCTATTGACGAATCACTTCATTGATAAACTGTATCCTCTGATATGAAGAGTGATCGGAGCACTGAAGAGGATATGAATGCattctaattattttttaatttgctccCATTTTTGTTTAAATCGCGTTTCCATGGCGATATACCCGTGAGAGGTGAACCAGCATCGGCACCTTAAGCCCTTTGAGTTATggaagtgtgtttgtttactccaATCCAGTTCATATTACGTGTGATAAGCTTTTAGCAGACTGAATTAGAGGTGTAAATATTCCGTGTGTAAAGTTTAATGTAATATTTCCTTAGCGATCTTTGAAACGAGACTTCGATGCCAGTAATAATACACAGCTGAAGTAAACGATATTCAGACAGACGTGTGAAATCCTGTTGTAAAGGTAAATGCTGCAGCTAGACAAATGTtaagataaatatttttatattaaccATCGGCTGAACATTTCTCCGGCAAAActcaaatgttttatattttccaAAGAGACATTTGATAGCGACAGAAAATTCTCGAGTTCAATTTCTATTTCTATCGACCTGTTCAAGGTCAAGGATGAAGCTTCATCCGAACGCGTTACTGTTTCATTCAAAGTCTGTGTCCTGCATAAAAGATTTAGAATACACTTAGTTTGTGTTCATGTTTGTAAAATGTCAACCCATGAAATTACCTTCAACTATAAATTATTACTAAATATGCATTCTATGTATTCCTACTTCCTGTATTGGTGCGATAAACAACTGGGAGTCACAGGAAGACAAAATGGCAAAACTGACATTTTAATCATTCAAACCATGGAAATTTGTTTTACTCTTAACCTTCTACATTTTAGTACCAAACACAATGTGACCGTCACTGATCTGTGACCATCTTAAATGACGTTAGACCTTGGATTTGTAGCAGCGCTTTAAATCCCTCTTCAGACCTTCCGTATTTTACAGGTGATGATGTATCTGGGCAGGGCTTGATAGCCACAGAAAATGACAGCGATTTCAGGTCCGCCGCTCACGCTGTCGACCATAATCTGTGGATCTGACCCCACAGCCGGCGGCAGAATGAGACCCGGTTCACCGGGGGCGGAGATTCCCGTCAGCACCTCGGCCTCCACGAAGTGGAGATAATCCCAGTGCGGCTCCTTCCACAACTTCATGGCCATTTTCACCGTGCCGGCGAAGTAGATGCCTTCTCCGAATGCTGGGTCTGCGCACAGAGGAAGGAAATTAATTACCACTTAAAACCTCCTCGAGGAATTCTGAACCCTTTTGTTGTTTTTCGAGGACTGATATTtataactgaaaaaaaaagcgGTCCTACCGTCAGGTGGCGCGTACTCCGCATggaatccaatatggccgaccaTGTCACAGAACTGTGCTGGTATGCGTTGAAACATCTTTCGGGAATTGGAGGAGAgtagctgctgcttcttcagtTCAAACAGCATCCTCAGTGTTGGGTTCTCCACTCTGTCCACCTGAGAACCAAAGACTCCACGGGTCACGGAACCAAATCCAAAAAAACTTTGCCGTTCTAACATCGAGAATGTTCTAGCTTCAGATGATGCACCTTCACTACGTGCAGCCCCGCGCGTCCAAAGGCAGGAATTCTGTCGGAAAACTCCCGGCTGAGCTGCTCGACGGGTTTCCTTTCAAAGAGCACGGCGTTCCCCGACGTCAGCTTCAGCGCACGCTCCCTCTCCCCGACGAACTCCCTCTGGACGTCGCAGAGCACGGCCTCGACCCGCAGCCCGGCGACCGCCACGTCTTCGTTTGAATCCCCGTCCACGACGACGCTCGCGCGGCCTCTCTCGAAAACCTCCGTGACGTAAAGGCCGCCCTTCATCAGGCGGGACAGCCGCAGGT
This region of Brachionichthys hirsutus isolate HB-005 chromosome 12, CSIRO-AGI_Bhir_v1, whole genome shotgun sequence genomic DNA includes:
- the faima gene encoding fas apoptotic inhibitory molecule a — encoded protein: MSNDLAGVWDVALSDGVHRIEFEHGTTTGKRLITVDGKEILRRDWMFKLVGKETFSVGKSDTKATINIDAVSGFAYEYTLEINGKSLKKYMENRSKVTSTWVLNVDGADCRVVLEKDTMDVWCNGQNIETAGEFVEDGTETHFTLGDHNCCVKAVSSGKKRDGIVHTLIVDGTEVAECAE